Proteins encoded in a region of the Fundulus heteroclitus isolate FHET01 chromosome 2, MU-UCD_Fhet_4.1, whole genome shotgun sequence genome:
- the hmg20a gene encoding high mobility group protein 20A isoform X1 — MDEQTGSPAANTDNNSQRNGDEKPRRGSWTKGRKRKKPMKDSNAPKAPLTGYVRFMNDRREQLRAERPDVPFPEITRMLGNEWSKLAPEEKQRYLDEAERDKERYMRELEKYQKTEAYKHFTRKVQEKQKGKRHRGDVGHQVASEALHEKDAEGKDRTVFDIPIFTEEFLNHSKAREAEMRQLRKTNMEYEERNAALQKHVESMRGAVERLEGDVIQERERNGLLHQHLETLRQALTSSFSSVPLPGSGETPTLDTIDAYMKKLHSIIVGSPQEHETLVNTVRDVVSRLDR; from the exons ATGGATGAGCAGACGGGCTCTCCTGCAGCCAACACCGACAACAACAGCCAGAGAAATGGGGATGAG AAACCTCGACGTGGCAGCTGGAccaaagggaggaagaggaagaagccGATGAAGGACAGCAACGCGCCCAAAGCTCCCCTGACGGGCTACGTTCGCTTCATGAACGACAGGCGGGAGCAGCTGCGGGCGGAGCGTCCAGACGTGCCCTTCCCAGAGATTACGAGGATGCTGGGCAATGAGTGGAGCAAGCTGGCCCCGGAGGAGAAGCAG CGCTATTTGGACGAAGCGGAGCGCGATAAGGAGCGCTACATGCGAGAGCTGGAGAAGTACCAGAAGACCGAGGCCTACAAGCATTTCACCAGGAAGGTCCAGGAGAAGCAGAAGGGCAAGAGGCACAGGGGAG ATGTTGGGCACCAAGTCGCCAGCGAGGCCCTTCATGAG AAGGACGCGGAGGGAAAGGACAGGACTGTGTTCGACATCCCAATCTTCACAGAAGAGTTTCTCAACCACAGCAAAG CGCGAGAGGCCGAGATGCGGCAGCTGCGCAAGACCAACATGGAGTACGAGGAGCGTAACGCGGCCCTGCAGAAGCACGTGGAGAGCATGCGCGGCGCCGTGGAGCGGCTGGAGGGCGACGTGATCCAAGAGCGGGAACGCAACGGGCTCCTGCACCAGCACCTGGAAACGCTGCGCCAGGCACTCACCTCCAGCTTCTCATCGGTGCCTCTGCCAG GCAGCGGAGAAACCCCGACCCTCGACACCATCGACGCTTACATGAAGAAGCTCCACAGCATCATCGTGGGGAGCCCCCAGGAGCACGAGACCCTCGTCAACACAGTGAGAGACGTAGTCAGCCGCCTGGACAG ATAA
- the hmg20a gene encoding high mobility group protein 20A isoform X2 produces the protein MDEQTGSPAANTDNNSQRNGDEKPRRGSWTKGRKRKKPMKDSNAPKAPLTGYVRFMNDRREQLRAERPDVPFPEITRMLGNEWSKLAPEEKQRYLDEAERDKERYMRELEKYQKTEAYKHFTRKVQEKQKGKRHRGDVGHQVASEALHEKDAEGKDRTVFDIPIFTEEFLNHSKAREAEMRQLRKTNMEYEERNAALQKHVESMRGAVERLEGDVIQERERNGLLHQHLETLRQALTSSFSSVPLPGSGETPTLDTIDAYMKKLHSIIVGSPQEHETLVNTVRDVVSRLDR, from the exons ATGGATGAGCAGACGGGCTCTCCTGCAGCCAACACCGACAACAACAGCCAGAGAAATGGGGATGAG AAACCTCGACGTGGCAGCTGGAccaaagggaggaagaggaagaagccGATGAAGGACAGCAACGCGCCCAAAGCTCCCCTGACGGGCTACGTTCGCTTCATGAACGACAGGCGGGAGCAGCTGCGGGCGGAGCGTCCAGACGTGCCCTTCCCAGAGATTACGAGGATGCTGGGCAATGAGTGGAGCAAGCTGGCCCCGGAGGAGAAGCAG CGCTATTTGGACGAAGCGGAGCGCGATAAGGAGCGCTACATGCGAGAGCTGGAGAAGTACCAGAAGACCGAGGCCTACAAGCATTTCACCAGGAAGGTCCAGGAGAAGCAGAAGGGCAAGAGGCACAGGGGAG ATGTTGGGCACCAAGTCGCCAGCGAGGCCCTTCATGAG AAGGACGCGGAGGGAAAGGACAGGACTGTGTTCGACATCCCAATCTTCACAGAAGAGTTTCTCAACCACAGCAAAG CGCGAGAGGCCGAGATGCGGCAGCTGCGCAAGACCAACATGGAGTACGAGGAGCGTAACGCGGCCCTGCAGAAGCACGTGGAGAGCATGCGCGGCGCCGTGGAGCGGCTGGAGGGCGACGTGATCCAAGAGCGGGAACGCAACGGGCTCCTGCACCAGCACCTGGAAACGCTGCGCCAGGCACTCACCTCCAGCTTCTCATCGGTGCCTCTGCCAG GCAGCGGAGAAACCCCGACCCTCGACACCATCGACGCTTACATGAAGAAGCTCCACAGCATCATCGTGGGGAGCCCCCAGGAGCACGAGACCCTCGTCAACACAGTGAGAGACGTAGTCAGCCGCCTGGACAGGTAG